TAACACTAAGTTATGCTGGCGAAGTTTGATAGCGCTGGCTTGCAATGCTTGTTCGGCGCGTTTGCGCTTAGTAATATTACTGGCTGTACCTGTTACACCAACAACTAAACCCTTTTCATTGCGTAAAGCGATCGCATTGATTAATAAATAAAGGGTGCTACCATCTCTAGCACAACAGCTAATTTCTTGCTGAAAAACAGACTCTCCCTTAACCAAGCGAGCAAATAATTTCTTAATCAGAACAATTTGATTTGGCAAGATGAAATCAGCAAAGTTACGTCCAATCATTGCTTGGGGTTCGTAACCATAAAACTGTTTAACAGCAGGGTTAACAAAGGTAATTACGCCATCTGCATCCACTGACCAAATCATGTCTTGGGATGTCTCAACTAAATGACGATATTTGCCTTCACTGACTTTAAGAGCAAACAGGCGAGCCTTGCGGGAAGCTTCACTAACGCGAATTTCTTGCTGGAGTTGAATTAGTTGTGTTTGTAGCTGCTCCTGTTCTTGTTTGCGTTCGTGCGCGATCGCCATAGTGGCGACTGCTGCTTGTAAAATTGAAATCTCAGAAGATTCCCAACTCCTGACTTCCACACAATTATCAAAACCGACGAAGCCAAAAAATTCACCTTTAACAATTATTGGCAATATCAAAATCGAGAAAATTCCTTGAGTTTCTAGAATTTCCCTTTCTAATTTTGAACATTCAGTCACTATCTCAGAAATAATCTCCCCTTGAGATAATACAGCGATCCAACGGGAGAAGAAATCTTCATAGGAAGAGATGCTGCGGGCAGAGTTGGTATTTTTGGCAGGAATTCCGGGCGCACACCATTCTGCATATTGATTTATCGTCAAGGTGCCTGTTTCTGTAAGCTGATTTTCACAAATATATACACGACTTGCTTTTGATATTGATCCTAGGATTTGTACTATTTCTCTATAGTATTTGTGACTACCATCAAAAGTAGATAAAATGCGTTGAATTTGCACAAGGGCTGATAGATAGCGTTCGCGAGATGCTTGATTTGATTCTAGAAGTTGATGAGCAGTGATATCGATGAGAGTAGTAACAACCAAAAATTTCCCATCATCTTTTTGATAAATTACCTGGCTCATTTCTACAGGTAAGCGCAAACCATCTTTACGCGTAATATTAAATTGTCTTTTTTCTGGCTGAATACCATTAGCAATAAAATTTTTATATTGCTGGATTAAATTAGATTTTTCTTCTGCTGTTAAATTTGAATAATGTAAGGTAAATTGTTGCCCGATCAATTCCTCACGTGTAAATCCATATATTTGACAATAAGCAGGATTGATATCTACGAAATATCCGTTTTCATTTGTTAAACAAACTCCTGCACTTACAGTATCTAAAATCGAAGTTATATGCTGATTTTGTTGGTTTAACTTGAGTGTTAATTGTTGACGCTCTTGTTTCTCTTGAAACAATTGATGATTTTGGATGGTTAACTGCTTCTTGAGTTGCAAAATAGTAATTTGCTTATCTAATCTTAATAAGATTTCTTCAGGTTGCAACGGTTGAGAAATATAATCCACATTTTGATTTTTAAGTAATTTATGTGGAGTTCCTAGAAAAATTACAGGTAGATCTTTTGTGATTTTATGAGATTGGATATATTGCCAAACTTTATATCCATCTATATCTGGCAGCGAAATGTCAAGCATAATCAAATCTGGGGGAGAAGCGATCGCTTTATTTATCCCCACTTTTCCAGAAACTTCTGTTTGCACTTGATAACCTTGGCATCTGAGAATATCTGTTAAAAATTGCAAATTTTCTGGACGAGCGTCTACCACTAAAATTTTGATCTGTTGAGCATTAATTGCCATATCAATTTCTGGTTTTATTTGCAACCACTAAGAAATATCTGATTGGGCATGGGGCATAGGGAATTAGGTATGGGACATTTCTCCTCTGCTTCCCTACTTCTGGGCTTTTTGCTTCATACTGTCTCGCTAACCTCACAAGTTCCTCAAATTCTGGCTCTACATTTGTAATGAGTCCAGCTTTTATATGGATTTTTGATACCAGTGTATGGTTGATTCTGCGAAGGGGCAAGTATGAGTACAACGCTATCTAGACAACGGCCACAGTGTTCTTCCGTTTACGGCCCGGTGAAATCTTGGCGATTTGGGCGATCGCTTGGCATCGATCCCATTGGCTCAGTATCTACCTGTTCTTTTAGCTGTGTCTATTGCCAGTTGGGAAAAATCCAACACATGACAACTGAGCGCCAAGTGTTTGTACCTACATCTCAAATTCTCGATGACTTGCGGGCTATTATGCCTTTACAGCAGACAGATGTCGTGACTCTTAGCGGTAGTGGTGAGCCTACCTTGGCACTGAATTTAGAGAAAATTCTAGCAGTTGTGAAAAAAGTTACTAGATTACCAACAGTGGTATTAACTAATAGTACTTTACTGCACGATGCCACTGTTCGCAGCGCTTTAAAACTAGCAGATACAGTTGCTGCTAAACTCGATGCAATTTCGTCAAATCAATTGCAGCAAATTAACCGCCCTGTAGCGACAATTAATCTGCCAGGTATATTGGAGGGAATCGAGCAATTTCGGCAGGAATATCAGGGACACTTAGCTATTCAAACAATGGTTTTGTCTTCTTGGACACCAGATATGTTAGAGGATTATATCCAAATCCTTCAGCGTCTAAAACCAGATGAAATCCAACTCAATATTCCTTCCCGTCCCCGCGTTTTGGTACGGCAATTGGAAGCACGAGGCAACGATAATCTTCAATCTCCCCCTTACCTTTTTCAGAACCTTAAATGTGTCAGCACTGACATCCTTGCTTCACTAGCTACTCAAATTCACGATGCCATCAACATTCCAGTAAATTACCCGGCAATGTCTCTATAGTAACGGTTAACAGGTAACGCTTCAAAGGAGCAAAGAGATGGAAACAAAATTAAGCAAACCATCGCTAGCACTTATAGAAATTCCCCCTGAGCATTTAAACATTATGGGTTATGTTGATGAATCTGAAGTCAACGGGCCTGGTTGTCGTGCTGTTGTCTGGGTACAAGGTTGTTTAAGGGAGTGTCCTGGCTGTTTTAATCCGGCATCCTGGCCGTTTGAGATCAATCAATTAATTAGTGTTGATACCCT
The genomic region above belongs to Calothrix sp. NIES-2098 and contains:
- a CDS encoding radical SAM domain-containing protein — protein: MSTTLSRQRPQCSSVYGPVKSWRFGRSLGIDPIGSVSTCSFSCVYCQLGKIQHMTTERQVFVPTSQILDDLRAIMPLQQTDVVTLSGSGEPTLALNLEKILAVVKKVTRLPTVVLTNSTLLHDATVRSALKLADTVAAKLDAISSNQLQQINRPVATINLPGILEGIEQFRQEYQGHLAIQTMVLSSWTPDMLEDYIQILQRLKPDEIQLNIPSRPRVLVRQLEARGNDNLQSPPYLFQNLKCVSTDILASLATQIHDAINIPVNYPAMSL